One genomic window of Sardina pilchardus chromosome 15, fSarPil1.1, whole genome shotgun sequence includes the following:
- the klhl26 gene encoding kelch-like protein 26 isoform X1, producing the protein MAELDGEFSNRSQNSMANKNSTLRCTFSAPTHSSTLLQGLSALRQQGQLLDVVLAINEERFQVHKAVLASCSDYFRAMFTGGMKESKQDTIELKGLSARGLKHIIDFAYSSEVTLDLDCIQDVLGAAVFLQMVPVVELCEEFLKSAMSVETCLNIGQMATTFSLASLKESVDAFTFRHFLQIAQEDDFLHIPMERLVFFLRSNKLKNCKEVELFQAAVRWLQHEESRRARANEVLCHVRFPLMRSSELVDSVQTVDVMVEDVLCRQFLLEAFNYQILPFRQHEMQSARTLIRSDVVSLITFGGTPYTDNDRTVSSKVFFLPDAAARQFKELGEMETGCSHACVSVLDNFVYVVGGQHLQYRSGEGAVDVCFRYDPHLGQWLRIQPMHESRIQFQLTVLQGQLYATGGRNRSGSLSSVECYCPKKNEWTYVEPLKRRVWGHAGTACRDKLYVSGGYGVSVEDKKTLHCYDPAADQWSFKASMNEPRVLHAMIGAGGRVYALGGRMDHVDRCFDVLAVESYAPESDQWTTLSPMRAGQSEAACCLLAGKIYVVGGYNWHLNNVTSIVQVYNTETDEWERDLHFPESFAGIACTPIILPQTTTQR; encoded by the exons ATGGCGGAGCTAGATGGGGAGTTCTCGAATCGCTCACAGAACAG TATGGCCAACAAGAACAGCACCCTGCGTTGCACATTTTCTGCTcccacacacagtagcacactCTTGCAGGGGCTGTCGGCCCTGCGTCAACAAGGACAACTGCTGGACGTGGTGCTGGCCATCAACGAAGAGCGGTTCCAAGTCCACAAGGCAGTGCTCGCCTCCTGCAGTGACTACTTCAG AGCGATGTTCACGGGGGGCATGAAGGAGTCCAAGCAGGACACCATTGAGCTGAAGGGCCTGTCTGCGCGCGGCCTGAAGCACATCATTGACTTTGCGTACAGCTCGGAGGTGACCCTTGACCTGGACTGCATCCAGGACGTGCTGGGGGCGGCGGTGTTCCTGCAGATGGTGCCGGTGGTGGAGCTGTGCGAGGAGTTCCTCAAGTCGGCCATGAGCGTGGAGACGTGCCTGAACATCGGCCAGATGGCCACCACCTTCAGCCTGGCCTCGCTCAAGGAGTCGGTGGACGCCTTCACCTTCCGCCACTTCCTGCAGATCGCCCAGGAGGACGACTTCCTGCACATCCCCATGGAGCGCCTGGTCTTCTTCCTGCGGAGCAACAAGCTGAAGAACTGCAAGGAGGTGGAGCTGTTCCAGGCGGCCGTGCGCTGGCTGCAGCACGAGGAGTCGCGGCGGGCGCGCGCCAACGAGGTGCTGTGCCACGTGCGCTTCCCGCTCATGCGCTCGTCCGAGCTGGTGGACAGCGTCCAGACGGTGGACGTCATGGTGGAGGACGTGCTGTGCCGCCAGTTCCTGCTGGAGGCCTTCAACTACCAGATCCTGCCCTTCCGGCAGCACGAGATGCAGTCGGCGCGCACGCTGATCCGCTCGGACGTGGTGTCGCTCATCACCTTCGGCGGGACGCCGTACACCGACAACGACCGCACGGTCAGCAGCAAGGTCTTCTTCCTGCCGGACGCGGCCGCGCGGCAGTTCAAGGAGCTCGGGGAGATGGAGACGGGCTGCAGCCACGCGTGCGTGTCCGTCCTGGACAACTTCGTGTACGTGGTGGGCGGTCAGCACCTGCAGTACCGCAGCGGCGAGGGCGCGGTGGACGTGTGCTTCCGGTACGATCCGCACCTCGGCCAGTGGCTCCGCATCCAGCCCATGCACGAGAGCCGCATCCAGTTCCAGCTCACCGTGCTGCAGGGGCAGCTGTACGCCACCGGGGGGCGCAACCGCTCCGGCAGCCTGTCCTCCGTGGAGTGCTACTGCCCCAAGAAGAACGAGTGGACGTACGTGGAGCCGCTGAAGCGCCGCGTCTGGGGCCACGCCGGCACCGCCTGCCGCGACAAGCTCTACGTGTCCGGCGGCTACGGCGTCTCCGTGGAGGACAAGAAGACGCTGCACTGCTACGACCCGGCCGCCGACCAGTGGAGCTTCAAGGCGTCGATGAACGAGCCGCGCGTCCTGCACGCCATGATCGGCGCCGGCGGCCGCGTCTACGCTCTGGGCGGCCGCATGGACCACGTGGACCGCTGCTTCGACGTGCTGGCCGTGGAGTCGTACGCCCCCGAGAGCGACCAGTGGACCACGCTCAGCCCCATGCGCGCGGGTCAGTCGGAGGCGGCCTGCTGCCTGCTGGCCGGCAAGATCTACGTCGTGGGCGGCTACAACTGGCACCTGAACAACGTGACGAGCATCGTGCAGGTGTACAACACGGAGACGGACGAGTGGGAGAGGGACCTGCATTTCCCAGAGTCCTTTGCGGGAATCGCGTGCACGCCGATCATACTCCCACAGACCACGACTCAGCGGTGA
- the klhl26 gene encoding kelch-like protein 26 isoform X2 → MAIWREMSTSCMANKNSTLRCTFSAPTHSSTLLQGLSALRQQGQLLDVVLAINEERFQVHKAVLASCSDYFRAMFTGGMKESKQDTIELKGLSARGLKHIIDFAYSSEVTLDLDCIQDVLGAAVFLQMVPVVELCEEFLKSAMSVETCLNIGQMATTFSLASLKESVDAFTFRHFLQIAQEDDFLHIPMERLVFFLRSNKLKNCKEVELFQAAVRWLQHEESRRARANEVLCHVRFPLMRSSELVDSVQTVDVMVEDVLCRQFLLEAFNYQILPFRQHEMQSARTLIRSDVVSLITFGGTPYTDNDRTVSSKVFFLPDAAARQFKELGEMETGCSHACVSVLDNFVYVVGGQHLQYRSGEGAVDVCFRYDPHLGQWLRIQPMHESRIQFQLTVLQGQLYATGGRNRSGSLSSVECYCPKKNEWTYVEPLKRRVWGHAGTACRDKLYVSGGYGVSVEDKKTLHCYDPAADQWSFKASMNEPRVLHAMIGAGGRVYALGGRMDHVDRCFDVLAVESYAPESDQWTTLSPMRAGQSEAACCLLAGKIYVVGGYNWHLNNVTSIVQVYNTETDEWERDLHFPESFAGIACTPIILPQTTTQR, encoded by the exons ATGGCTATTTGGAGAGAAATGTCAACATCATG TATGGCCAACAAGAACAGCACCCTGCGTTGCACATTTTCTGCTcccacacacagtagcacactCTTGCAGGGGCTGTCGGCCCTGCGTCAACAAGGACAACTGCTGGACGTGGTGCTGGCCATCAACGAAGAGCGGTTCCAAGTCCACAAGGCAGTGCTCGCCTCCTGCAGTGACTACTTCAG AGCGATGTTCACGGGGGGCATGAAGGAGTCCAAGCAGGACACCATTGAGCTGAAGGGCCTGTCTGCGCGCGGCCTGAAGCACATCATTGACTTTGCGTACAGCTCGGAGGTGACCCTTGACCTGGACTGCATCCAGGACGTGCTGGGGGCGGCGGTGTTCCTGCAGATGGTGCCGGTGGTGGAGCTGTGCGAGGAGTTCCTCAAGTCGGCCATGAGCGTGGAGACGTGCCTGAACATCGGCCAGATGGCCACCACCTTCAGCCTGGCCTCGCTCAAGGAGTCGGTGGACGCCTTCACCTTCCGCCACTTCCTGCAGATCGCCCAGGAGGACGACTTCCTGCACATCCCCATGGAGCGCCTGGTCTTCTTCCTGCGGAGCAACAAGCTGAAGAACTGCAAGGAGGTGGAGCTGTTCCAGGCGGCCGTGCGCTGGCTGCAGCACGAGGAGTCGCGGCGGGCGCGCGCCAACGAGGTGCTGTGCCACGTGCGCTTCCCGCTCATGCGCTCGTCCGAGCTGGTGGACAGCGTCCAGACGGTGGACGTCATGGTGGAGGACGTGCTGTGCCGCCAGTTCCTGCTGGAGGCCTTCAACTACCAGATCCTGCCCTTCCGGCAGCACGAGATGCAGTCGGCGCGCACGCTGATCCGCTCGGACGTGGTGTCGCTCATCACCTTCGGCGGGACGCCGTACACCGACAACGACCGCACGGTCAGCAGCAAGGTCTTCTTCCTGCCGGACGCGGCCGCGCGGCAGTTCAAGGAGCTCGGGGAGATGGAGACGGGCTGCAGCCACGCGTGCGTGTCCGTCCTGGACAACTTCGTGTACGTGGTGGGCGGTCAGCACCTGCAGTACCGCAGCGGCGAGGGCGCGGTGGACGTGTGCTTCCGGTACGATCCGCACCTCGGCCAGTGGCTCCGCATCCAGCCCATGCACGAGAGCCGCATCCAGTTCCAGCTCACCGTGCTGCAGGGGCAGCTGTACGCCACCGGGGGGCGCAACCGCTCCGGCAGCCTGTCCTCCGTGGAGTGCTACTGCCCCAAGAAGAACGAGTGGACGTACGTGGAGCCGCTGAAGCGCCGCGTCTGGGGCCACGCCGGCACCGCCTGCCGCGACAAGCTCTACGTGTCCGGCGGCTACGGCGTCTCCGTGGAGGACAAGAAGACGCTGCACTGCTACGACCCGGCCGCCGACCAGTGGAGCTTCAAGGCGTCGATGAACGAGCCGCGCGTCCTGCACGCCATGATCGGCGCCGGCGGCCGCGTCTACGCTCTGGGCGGCCGCATGGACCACGTGGACCGCTGCTTCGACGTGCTGGCCGTGGAGTCGTACGCCCCCGAGAGCGACCAGTGGACCACGCTCAGCCCCATGCGCGCGGGTCAGTCGGAGGCGGCCTGCTGCCTGCTGGCCGGCAAGATCTACGTCGTGGGCGGCTACAACTGGCACCTGAACAACGTGACGAGCATCGTGCAGGTGTACAACACGGAGACGGACGAGTGGGAGAGGGACCTGCATTTCCCAGAGTCCTTTGCGGGAATCGCGTGCACGCCGATCATACTCCCACAGACCACGACTCAGCGGTGA
- the klhl26 gene encoding kelch-like protein 26 isoform X3, with product MANKNSTLRCTFSAPTHSSTLLQGLSALRQQGQLLDVVLAINEERFQVHKAVLASCSDYFRAMFTGGMKESKQDTIELKGLSARGLKHIIDFAYSSEVTLDLDCIQDVLGAAVFLQMVPVVELCEEFLKSAMSVETCLNIGQMATTFSLASLKESVDAFTFRHFLQIAQEDDFLHIPMERLVFFLRSNKLKNCKEVELFQAAVRWLQHEESRRARANEVLCHVRFPLMRSSELVDSVQTVDVMVEDVLCRQFLLEAFNYQILPFRQHEMQSARTLIRSDVVSLITFGGTPYTDNDRTVSSKVFFLPDAAARQFKELGEMETGCSHACVSVLDNFVYVVGGQHLQYRSGEGAVDVCFRYDPHLGQWLRIQPMHESRIQFQLTVLQGQLYATGGRNRSGSLSSVECYCPKKNEWTYVEPLKRRVWGHAGTACRDKLYVSGGYGVSVEDKKTLHCYDPAADQWSFKASMNEPRVLHAMIGAGGRVYALGGRMDHVDRCFDVLAVESYAPESDQWTTLSPMRAGQSEAACCLLAGKIYVVGGYNWHLNNVTSIVQVYNTETDEWERDLHFPESFAGIACTPIILPQTTTQR from the exons ATGGCCAACAAGAACAGCACCCTGCGTTGCACATTTTCTGCTcccacacacagtagcacactCTTGCAGGGGCTGTCGGCCCTGCGTCAACAAGGACAACTGCTGGACGTGGTGCTGGCCATCAACGAAGAGCGGTTCCAAGTCCACAAGGCAGTGCTCGCCTCCTGCAGTGACTACTTCAG AGCGATGTTCACGGGGGGCATGAAGGAGTCCAAGCAGGACACCATTGAGCTGAAGGGCCTGTCTGCGCGCGGCCTGAAGCACATCATTGACTTTGCGTACAGCTCGGAGGTGACCCTTGACCTGGACTGCATCCAGGACGTGCTGGGGGCGGCGGTGTTCCTGCAGATGGTGCCGGTGGTGGAGCTGTGCGAGGAGTTCCTCAAGTCGGCCATGAGCGTGGAGACGTGCCTGAACATCGGCCAGATGGCCACCACCTTCAGCCTGGCCTCGCTCAAGGAGTCGGTGGACGCCTTCACCTTCCGCCACTTCCTGCAGATCGCCCAGGAGGACGACTTCCTGCACATCCCCATGGAGCGCCTGGTCTTCTTCCTGCGGAGCAACAAGCTGAAGAACTGCAAGGAGGTGGAGCTGTTCCAGGCGGCCGTGCGCTGGCTGCAGCACGAGGAGTCGCGGCGGGCGCGCGCCAACGAGGTGCTGTGCCACGTGCGCTTCCCGCTCATGCGCTCGTCCGAGCTGGTGGACAGCGTCCAGACGGTGGACGTCATGGTGGAGGACGTGCTGTGCCGCCAGTTCCTGCTGGAGGCCTTCAACTACCAGATCCTGCCCTTCCGGCAGCACGAGATGCAGTCGGCGCGCACGCTGATCCGCTCGGACGTGGTGTCGCTCATCACCTTCGGCGGGACGCCGTACACCGACAACGACCGCACGGTCAGCAGCAAGGTCTTCTTCCTGCCGGACGCGGCCGCGCGGCAGTTCAAGGAGCTCGGGGAGATGGAGACGGGCTGCAGCCACGCGTGCGTGTCCGTCCTGGACAACTTCGTGTACGTGGTGGGCGGTCAGCACCTGCAGTACCGCAGCGGCGAGGGCGCGGTGGACGTGTGCTTCCGGTACGATCCGCACCTCGGCCAGTGGCTCCGCATCCAGCCCATGCACGAGAGCCGCATCCAGTTCCAGCTCACCGTGCTGCAGGGGCAGCTGTACGCCACCGGGGGGCGCAACCGCTCCGGCAGCCTGTCCTCCGTGGAGTGCTACTGCCCCAAGAAGAACGAGTGGACGTACGTGGAGCCGCTGAAGCGCCGCGTCTGGGGCCACGCCGGCACCGCCTGCCGCGACAAGCTCTACGTGTCCGGCGGCTACGGCGTCTCCGTGGAGGACAAGAAGACGCTGCACTGCTACGACCCGGCCGCCGACCAGTGGAGCTTCAAGGCGTCGATGAACGAGCCGCGCGTCCTGCACGCCATGATCGGCGCCGGCGGCCGCGTCTACGCTCTGGGCGGCCGCATGGACCACGTGGACCGCTGCTTCGACGTGCTGGCCGTGGAGTCGTACGCCCCCGAGAGCGACCAGTGGACCACGCTCAGCCCCATGCGCGCGGGTCAGTCGGAGGCGGCCTGCTGCCTGCTGGCCGGCAAGATCTACGTCGTGGGCGGCTACAACTGGCACCTGAACAACGTGACGAGCATCGTGCAGGTGTACAACACGGAGACGGACGAGTGGGAGAGGGACCTGCATTTCCCAGAGTCCTTTGCGGGAATCGCGTGCACGCCGATCATACTCCCACAGACCACGACTCAGCGGTGA
- the klhl26 gene encoding kelch-like protein 26 isoform X4, with translation MFTGGMKESKQDTIELKGLSARGLKHIIDFAYSSEVTLDLDCIQDVLGAAVFLQMVPVVELCEEFLKSAMSVETCLNIGQMATTFSLASLKESVDAFTFRHFLQIAQEDDFLHIPMERLVFFLRSNKLKNCKEVELFQAAVRWLQHEESRRARANEVLCHVRFPLMRSSELVDSVQTVDVMVEDVLCRQFLLEAFNYQILPFRQHEMQSARTLIRSDVVSLITFGGTPYTDNDRTVSSKVFFLPDAAARQFKELGEMETGCSHACVSVLDNFVYVVGGQHLQYRSGEGAVDVCFRYDPHLGQWLRIQPMHESRIQFQLTVLQGQLYATGGRNRSGSLSSVECYCPKKNEWTYVEPLKRRVWGHAGTACRDKLYVSGGYGVSVEDKKTLHCYDPAADQWSFKASMNEPRVLHAMIGAGGRVYALGGRMDHVDRCFDVLAVESYAPESDQWTTLSPMRAGQSEAACCLLAGKIYVVGGYNWHLNNVTSIVQVYNTETDEWERDLHFPESFAGIACTPIILPQTTTQR, from the coding sequence ATGTTCACGGGGGGCATGAAGGAGTCCAAGCAGGACACCATTGAGCTGAAGGGCCTGTCTGCGCGCGGCCTGAAGCACATCATTGACTTTGCGTACAGCTCGGAGGTGACCCTTGACCTGGACTGCATCCAGGACGTGCTGGGGGCGGCGGTGTTCCTGCAGATGGTGCCGGTGGTGGAGCTGTGCGAGGAGTTCCTCAAGTCGGCCATGAGCGTGGAGACGTGCCTGAACATCGGCCAGATGGCCACCACCTTCAGCCTGGCCTCGCTCAAGGAGTCGGTGGACGCCTTCACCTTCCGCCACTTCCTGCAGATCGCCCAGGAGGACGACTTCCTGCACATCCCCATGGAGCGCCTGGTCTTCTTCCTGCGGAGCAACAAGCTGAAGAACTGCAAGGAGGTGGAGCTGTTCCAGGCGGCCGTGCGCTGGCTGCAGCACGAGGAGTCGCGGCGGGCGCGCGCCAACGAGGTGCTGTGCCACGTGCGCTTCCCGCTCATGCGCTCGTCCGAGCTGGTGGACAGCGTCCAGACGGTGGACGTCATGGTGGAGGACGTGCTGTGCCGCCAGTTCCTGCTGGAGGCCTTCAACTACCAGATCCTGCCCTTCCGGCAGCACGAGATGCAGTCGGCGCGCACGCTGATCCGCTCGGACGTGGTGTCGCTCATCACCTTCGGCGGGACGCCGTACACCGACAACGACCGCACGGTCAGCAGCAAGGTCTTCTTCCTGCCGGACGCGGCCGCGCGGCAGTTCAAGGAGCTCGGGGAGATGGAGACGGGCTGCAGCCACGCGTGCGTGTCCGTCCTGGACAACTTCGTGTACGTGGTGGGCGGTCAGCACCTGCAGTACCGCAGCGGCGAGGGCGCGGTGGACGTGTGCTTCCGGTACGATCCGCACCTCGGCCAGTGGCTCCGCATCCAGCCCATGCACGAGAGCCGCATCCAGTTCCAGCTCACCGTGCTGCAGGGGCAGCTGTACGCCACCGGGGGGCGCAACCGCTCCGGCAGCCTGTCCTCCGTGGAGTGCTACTGCCCCAAGAAGAACGAGTGGACGTACGTGGAGCCGCTGAAGCGCCGCGTCTGGGGCCACGCCGGCACCGCCTGCCGCGACAAGCTCTACGTGTCCGGCGGCTACGGCGTCTCCGTGGAGGACAAGAAGACGCTGCACTGCTACGACCCGGCCGCCGACCAGTGGAGCTTCAAGGCGTCGATGAACGAGCCGCGCGTCCTGCACGCCATGATCGGCGCCGGCGGCCGCGTCTACGCTCTGGGCGGCCGCATGGACCACGTGGACCGCTGCTTCGACGTGCTGGCCGTGGAGTCGTACGCCCCCGAGAGCGACCAGTGGACCACGCTCAGCCCCATGCGCGCGGGTCAGTCGGAGGCGGCCTGCTGCCTGCTGGCCGGCAAGATCTACGTCGTGGGCGGCTACAACTGGCACCTGAACAACGTGACGAGCATCGTGCAGGTGTACAACACGGAGACGGACGAGTGGGAGAGGGACCTGCATTTCCCAGAGTCCTTTGCGGGAATCGCGTGCACGCCGATCATACTCCCACAGACCACGACTCAGCGGTGA
- the ddx49 gene encoding probable ATP-dependent RNA helicase DDX49: MADFSSLGLSEWLIQQCKQMGISKPTPVQENCIPEILDGRDCMGCAKTGSGKTAAFVLPVVQKLSEDPYGIFCLVLTPTRELAYQIAEQFRALGKPLGLRDAIIVGGMDMVAQGLALSKKPHVVVATPGRLADHIRSSNTFSMRKIKFLIMDEADRLLEQGCTDFTKDLEVILGAVPAKRQTLLFSATLTDTLEELKSIAMNKPFFWESKSEVRTVEELEQRYILTPEKVKDAYLVHLVQKFQDEHDEWSIMIFTNTCKNCQLLTMMLREFKFPTISLHSMMKQRERFANLAKFKSNVFKILIATDVAARGLDIPTVQVVINHNTPGLPKTYIHRVGRTARAGRNGKAITLVTQYDIHLVNAIEEQIKTKLKAHAVEEKEVLKILTQVNVTKRKCEIKLESSDFDEKKEINKRKQMILEGKNPEVEMKRQAELMKIKKQKKKFKDKIQKTIEKKQQGKSTQKKAQSGKTKKEAT; this comes from the exons ATGGCGGATTTTTCCTCGTTGGGTTTATCGGAATGGCTGATTcaacaatgtaaacaaatgGGCATCAGCAAACCAACTCCAGTCCAGGAAAATTGCATACCAGAAATTTTAGATG GTCGCGATTGTATGGGCTGTGCCAAAACTGGCAGCGGAAAGACAGCAGCATTTGTCCTCCCGGTGGTTCAGAAGTTGTCTGAAGATCCCTATGGCATCTTCTGTCTCGTGCTCACACCCACCAG gGAGTTGGCATATCAGATTGCAGAGCAGTTCAGAGCTCTGGGCAAACCTTTAGGCTTACGAGACGCCATCATCGTCGGAGGAATGG ACATGGTGGCCCAGGGCTTGGCTTTGTCAAAGAAGCCACACGTTGTCGTCGCTACTCCAGGACGACTCGCAGATCACATTAGAAGCTCCAATACCTTCAGCATGAGGAAGATTAAATTTTTG ATCATGGACGAGGCTGACCGTCTCCTGGAGCAGGGCTGCACGGACTTCACCAAGGACCTGGAGGTGATCCTGGGCGCGGTGCCCGCCAAACGCCAGACGCTGCTCTTCAGCGCCACCCTCACGGACACGCTGGAGGAGCTCAAGAGCATCGCCATGAACAAGCCGTTCTTCTGGGAGAGCAAATCAGA GGTGCGGacggtggaggagctggagcagagGTACATCCTGACACCGGAGAAGGTGAAGGACGCCTACCTGGTGCACCTCGTCCAGAAGTTCCAAGACGAACATGATGAATGGTCCATCATGATTTTTACCAACACCTGCAA AAATTGCCAGTTACTCACAATGATGCTCCGCGAGTTTAAATTCCCCACCATCTCATTGCACTCGATGATGAAGCAG AGAGAACGATTTGCAAACCTTGCAAAGTTCAAGTCCAACGTCTTCAAAATCCTCATTGCTACTGATGTGGCGGCCAG GGGTTTGGATATTCCAACTGTCCAGGTGGTCATCAACCACAACACGCCAGGGCTGCCTAAGACCTACATCCACCGAGTGGGCAGAACCGCCCGGGCAG GACGCAATGGCAAGGCAATCACCCTGGTGACGCAGTACGACATTCATCTGGTAAACGCCATCGAAGAACAGATCA AGACCAAGCTGAAGGCCCATGCCGTGGAAGAGAAGGAGGTTCTGAAGATTCTAACTCAAGTCAACGTGACCAAGCGCAAGTGTGAAATC AAACTGGAGTCATCGGACTTCGATGAGAAAAAGGAGATTAATAAACGCAAGCAGATGATCCTGGAGGGCAAG AACCCAGAGGTGGAGATGAAGCGGCAAGCTGAACTCATGAAGATCaagaaacagaagaagaaaTTCAAGGACAAAATTCAGAAAACAATTGAGAAGAAGCAGCAAGGCAAATCGACTCAGAAGAAAGCACAGAGCGGTAAAACGAAAAAAGAGGCAACATAA